In Mastigocladopsis repens PCC 10914, a single window of DNA contains:
- the sbcD gene encoding exonuclease subunit SbcD yields MIKILHLSDIHMGSGFSHGQINPETGLNTRLEDFVNSLSRCIDRALVEPVDLVLFGGDAFPDATPPPYVQEAFAGQFRRLVDANVPTVLLVGNHDQHSQGQGGASLCIYRTLGVPGVFVGDTLTTHRIQTRNGSVQVLTLPWLTRSTLMTRQETEGSSVGEVNQLLIERLRIVLEGEIRRLDPNLPTVLVGHLMVDNACLGAERLLAVGKGFTLPLSLLARQSFDYVALGHVHRHQNLNKSNDPPVVYPGSIERVDFSEEKEDKGYVMIELEKGRVHWEFCPLPVRAFHTIEVDISKAEDPQAAIMKAIAKRDIQDAVVRLIYKLRSEQLDFIDSTSLHSALSPAHTYTIQPELVSQLARPRIPELNASNSIDPLEALKTYLNNREDLKDIAASMLEAAHNLLADNAQVWLEPTTHEQEPQNHLSVEGRDTQLRLL; encoded by the coding sequence ATGATTAAAATCCTCCACCTTTCTGACATCCATATGGGAAGCGGATTTTCCCACGGACAAATTAATCCTGAAACAGGATTGAATACACGATTGGAGGATTTTGTCAACAGTCTGTCTCGATGTATTGACCGAGCATTGGTAGAACCTGTGGATCTGGTTCTATTTGGCGGTGATGCTTTCCCTGATGCCACACCGCCGCCCTATGTACAAGAAGCTTTTGCTGGTCAGTTTCGCCGCCTTGTAGATGCAAATGTCCCCACAGTGCTATTGGTAGGTAACCACGACCAACATTCCCAAGGGCAGGGTGGAGCCAGTCTATGTATTTACCGTACCTTAGGAGTCCCGGGAGTTTTTGTAGGTGATACCTTAACCACTCATCGCATTCAAACACGCAATGGAAGCGTGCAGGTTCTCACCCTCCCTTGGCTAACCCGTTCCACTTTGATGACTCGCCAGGAAACTGAAGGTTCATCTGTGGGAGAAGTCAACCAATTGCTTATTGAACGTCTGCGGATTGTCTTAGAAGGAGAAATTCGCCGCCTTGACCCTAACTTACCAACTGTTCTTGTGGGTCATTTGATGGTGGACAATGCTTGCTTAGGAGCCGAACGCTTGTTAGCAGTTGGTAAAGGCTTTACGCTTCCCCTATCTTTGCTAGCGCGACAGAGCTTTGACTATGTAGCCTTAGGACATGTTCATCGTCATCAAAACCTGAATAAATCTAATGACCCCCCAGTGGTTTATCCAGGGAGTATTGAGCGGGTGGATTTTAGTGAAGAAAAGGAAGACAAAGGCTATGTGATGATAGAACTGGAAAAAGGTCGCGTTCATTGGGAATTTTGTCCTTTGCCAGTGCGGGCTTTCCATACTATTGAGGTGGATATCTCTAAAGCTGAAGACCCACAAGCGGCGATTATGAAAGCGATAGCCAAGCGCGATATCCAAGATGCTGTCGTACGGCTGATTTACAAACTTCGCTCTGAGCAGTTGGATTTCATTGATAGCACCTCACTGCATAGTGCTTTAAGTCCAGCGCATACCTACACCATTCAACCAGAATTGGTCAGCCAGTTGGCTCGACCCCGCATTCCAGAATTGAATGCGAGTAACAGCATTGACCCACTAGAAGCGTTAAAAACTTACTTAAACAACCGCGAAGACCTCAAGGACATCGCAGCATCTATGCTGGAAGCAGCGCACAATCTGTTAGCAGATAATGCACAAGTATGGCTCGAACCAACAACTCATGAGCAGGAGCCTCAAAATCATCTGTCGGTGGAAGGTAGAGATACTCAGCTACGCCTGCTTTAA
- a CDS encoding APC family permease: MSLYPQIKQFLLGKTLPTSAHAEERLSNAAALAVLSSDALSSVAYATEEILLVLVAAGSSALSLSLPIAIGIIILLLVVTLSYRQTIRAYPNGGGAYTVAYENLGVYPGLVAGGSLMIDYILTVTVSISAGTAALTSAIPQLQPFTVSLCLIFIFLLMLANLRGVKESGNIFMIPTYAFIVSIFVLIVLGLFKQATGQVPTESPSIPVQEGLSLFFILRAFSAGCTALTGVEAISNGVLAFKAPEWKNARVTLLYMSAILGAMFLGITYVSRVYHIVPEEGQTMVSLLGRHIVGTSPFYYFVQIATLLILLLAANTSYADFPRLSSILASDGYLPRQLALLGDRLVYSNGIILLSVCAAILVIIFKGDVNAIIPLYAVGVFTSFTLSQAGMVRHWFQERTPGWRPSAVMNGLGAIATAVVLAVIISTKFLGGAWLVVVAIPIVVSIFLAIHRHYQYFAERLSIEGLPPRSYIPRPKPEVVTHPAVVVVGQLNRGTVEALDYARTVADEIVAVHVDIGSTEVEKLKEQWRQLEADIPLLIIESPYRSVISPIVEFVSQLEERYRDTYTTVVIPAFVTRNWWESLLHNQTTLFLKTALRAKKSRVVTTVRYYL, translated from the coding sequence ATGTCCCTCTATCCACAGATTAAACAATTTTTACTTGGTAAAACATTACCAACAAGCGCTCACGCTGAAGAAAGATTGAGTAATGCCGCTGCTTTGGCGGTACTTTCATCGGATGCTCTTTCCTCAGTTGCTTACGCTACAGAAGAGATTTTACTGGTTTTAGTGGCAGCGGGGAGTAGCGCTCTTAGTTTGTCTCTGCCTATTGCTATAGGGATTATCATCCTACTCTTGGTGGTAACGCTTTCGTATCGACAAACTATTCGAGCCTATCCCAACGGTGGTGGAGCTTACACCGTTGCCTACGAAAACCTAGGCGTGTATCCGGGATTGGTCGCTGGTGGTTCCCTGATGATTGACTATATCCTCACTGTTACCGTGAGCATTTCTGCGGGAACAGCCGCCCTCACCTCAGCAATTCCACAACTGCAACCCTTCACAGTCAGCCTTTGCTTGATTTTCATTTTCCTGTTGATGCTGGCAAATCTTAGAGGTGTAAAAGAATCAGGCAACATATTTATGATTCCTACTTATGCCTTTATTGTCAGTATTTTTGTGTTGATTGTCCTTGGGTTATTTAAACAAGCTACTGGGCAAGTTCCGACAGAATCACCCAGCATTCCCGTTCAAGAAGGACTCAGTTTGTTTTTTATTTTGAGGGCTTTTTCTGCTGGCTGTACAGCCCTTACAGGGGTGGAAGCAATATCGAATGGTGTCTTAGCTTTTAAAGCACCAGAGTGGAAAAATGCCCGTGTCACACTGCTCTATATGAGCGCAATTCTGGGGGCAATGTTTCTTGGCATCACCTACGTGTCACGCGTTTATCACATTGTGCCAGAAGAGGGACAAACGATGGTTTCTTTATTGGGGCGTCACATTGTAGGGACTAGTCCATTTTACTACTTTGTCCAAATTGCCACACTGCTGATTTTACTTTTAGCAGCTAATACAAGTTATGCAGATTTTCCCAGGCTTTCTTCCATCTTAGCTAGCGATGGATATTTGCCCCGACAATTAGCACTGTTAGGCGATCGCCTAGTCTACTCCAACGGGATTATTCTCCTCAGCGTCTGTGCAGCTATTTTGGTAATTATCTTCAAAGGAGATGTTAACGCGATTATTCCCCTGTATGCGGTGGGCGTATTTACTTCTTTTACTTTGTCCCAAGCTGGGATGGTACGCCACTGGTTCCAAGAACGTACACCCGGTTGGCGTCCTAGCGCTGTGATGAATGGTTTGGGAGCCATTGCTACAGCGGTCGTTCTAGCTGTCATCATATCAACGAAGTTTTTAGGGGGAGCTTGGTTAGTGGTGGTAGCAATTCCTATAGTTGTCAGCATCTTTTTAGCAATTCACCGCCACTATCAATACTTCGCGGAACGTTTGAGCATTGAGGGATTACCACCTCGCAGTTATATTCCCAGACCTAAACCGGAAGTTGTCACTCACCCTGCGGTAGTTGTGGTAGGACAACTGAATCGCGGAACGGTAGAGGCTTTAGACTACGCACGCACCGTTGCTGATGAAATTGTTGCAGTTCATGTAGATATCGGTTCTACAGAGGTAGAAAAACTGAAGGAACAATGGAGACAATTGGAGGCAGACATTCCTTTACTCATTATCGAATCACCCTATCGCTCTGTAATATCTCCAATTGTCGAATTTGTCAGTCAGCTTGAAGAGCGTTATCGCGATACTTACACAACTGTTGTTATTCCTGCTTTTGTGACTCGTAATTGGTGGGAAAGTCTTTTGCACAACCAAACAACTTTGTTCTTAAAAACAGCTTTAAGAGCTAAGAAAAGTCGAGTAGTGACTACTGTGAGGTATTACCTGTAA
- the cysH gene encoding phosphoadenosine phosphosulfate reductase, with amino-acid sequence MTGSTTIRPQTAAFDLEQLNQKFENAQPTEVLAWSVENIPTGLVQTSAFNVDDLIITDIFYRDLKHPVPVVFLETLHHFPQTLELVAKTKEVYNLDLKVYKTPDVDTREAFAAKYGEALWDKDIAKFHELTKIEPLQRSLAELNTVAWITGRRRDQAVTRANMPVFELDSNNRLKINPLANWTRQKSWEYVAEHGVIYNPLHDQGYPSIGDEPITTPVGEGEDERAGRWRGTGKTECGIHI; translated from the coding sequence ATGACTGGTTCAACAACAATTAGACCCCAAACTGCCGCTTTTGACTTGGAACAACTCAATCAAAAATTTGAGAATGCCCAACCAACAGAGGTACTGGCATGGTCTGTAGAGAATATTCCAACTGGACTAGTGCAAACCAGCGCCTTTAACGTAGATGACTTAATCATCACTGATATTTTCTACCGTGACCTCAAGCACCCAGTTCCTGTGGTATTTCTCGAAACGCTGCACCACTTTCCCCAAACTCTAGAACTGGTTGCTAAAACTAAAGAAGTTTACAATCTGGATTTGAAAGTTTACAAAACTCCAGATGTAGACACTCGCGAAGCCTTTGCCGCAAAATACGGCGAAGCACTTTGGGACAAAGATATTGCCAAATTCCACGAACTCACCAAAATTGAACCATTGCAACGGAGTTTAGCCGAACTCAACACTGTCGCTTGGATCACTGGACGTCGCCGCGACCAAGCCGTCACCCGTGCCAATATGCCCGTATTTGAACTAGATAGCAACAATCGCCTAAAAATCAATCCCCTAGCTAACTGGACACGCCAAAAAAGCTGGGAGTATGTAGCTGAACATGGGGTGATCTACAACCCTCTGCACGACCAAGGTTATCCCAGCATTGGCGATGAACCCATCACAACCCCAGTAGGCGAAGGTGAAGATGAACGCGCTGGACGTTGGCGGGGAACTGGTAAGACTGAGTGTGGAATTCATATTTAG
- a CDS encoding glutaredoxin family protein, which produces MRIILYSKPGCHLCEGLQEKLEQIVQKRSQSVPLGAAPSTEEGNNFASLQLEIRDITTRKDWFQAYQYEVPVLYITSRSGTEEEGKERPLPRPSPRATVEQLENMLQKYL; this is translated from the coding sequence ATGCGAATCATCTTATATAGCAAGCCCGGTTGCCATTTGTGTGAGGGCTTGCAGGAAAAGCTAGAACAGATTGTACAGAAGCGTTCCCAGAGTGTTCCCCTTGGTGCAGCGCCTTCAACAGAGGAAGGAAATAATTTCGCGTCTCTACAGCTAGAAATCCGGGACATTACTACTCGTAAAGATTGGTTTCAAGCTTATCAATACGAGGTACCAGTACTCTATATTACAAGCCGTAGTGGTACAGAGGAAGAGGGGAAAGAGCGACCCTTACCTCGTCCCTCTCCCAGGGCAACAGTAGAGCAGTTGGAGAATATGCTTCAGAAATATTTATGA